One Alteromonas sp. KC3 DNA segment encodes these proteins:
- the hflC gene encoding protease modulator HflC, with protein MKNLLIAAAVLLVLLASGSLFAVKEGERAIVIQFGKVQRDNETGDTKVFTPGLHFKLPFIDSVRVLDARIQTLDGTPDRFVTSEKKDLIVDSYVKWRIDDFARYYLSTGGNKLQAEALLKQKVNNGLRSEFGTRTIAQIVSGERSALMNQAMEQAATSSDELGIEIVDVRVKQINLPTEVSNSIFQRMRAERAGVAREHRSEGQEQAEVIRANIDAKVTVMLADAERNARQLRGEGDALAAQIYADAYSKNADFYSFLRSMDAYKKSFNSKQDVMVIAPDSEFFKYMNQSKGN; from the coding sequence ATGAAGAATTTACTTATTGCAGCAGCAGTTCTTCTTGTTTTACTTGCTTCAGGCTCTTTGTTTGCAGTGAAAGAAGGTGAGCGTGCCATTGTTATTCAATTTGGTAAAGTGCAGCGTGATAACGAAACGGGCGACACGAAAGTGTTCACACCTGGTCTTCACTTTAAATTGCCGTTTATTGATTCGGTACGTGTGTTAGATGCACGTATTCAGACGTTGGATGGAACTCCAGATCGCTTTGTTACCAGCGAGAAAAAAGACCTTATTGTCGACTCTTACGTAAAATGGCGTATAGATGATTTTGCGCGTTACTACTTGTCTACCGGCGGCAACAAACTTCAGGCTGAAGCCTTGTTAAAGCAGAAAGTAAACAATGGTTTGCGTTCAGAATTCGGTACTCGCACCATTGCACAAATTGTGTCTGGTGAGCGTTCTGCATTGATGAACCAAGCAATGGAGCAAGCGGCGACCTCGTCTGATGAACTGGGCATTGAAATTGTAGACGTTCGCGTTAAGCAAATTAACTTACCAACAGAGGTGAGTAATTCAATATTCCAGCGTATGCGCGCAGAGCGCGCCGGTGTGGCGCGTGAACACCGTTCAGAAGGCCAAGAGCAAGCAGAGGTTATTCGCGCAAATATCGATGCAAAAGTAACGGTTATGCTTGCTGATGCAGAGCGTAATGCTCGACAACTTCGCGGTGAAGGTGATGCACTTGCAGCACAGATATACGCAGATGCATACTCTAAAAACGCTGATTTTTATAGCTTCCTTCGCAGTATGGATGCCTACAAGAAGAGCTTTAATAGTAAGCAAGACGTGATGGTTATTGCACCTGACAGTGAATTCTTTAAGTATATGAATCAGTCAAAAGGCAATTAA
- the hflK gene encoding FtsH protease activity modulator HflK: MAWNEPGGNNNDPWKNRGGKEQGPPDLDDVFKNLFGKFGKSGGNGNGSGKSLSGIGAGILVVLLIVIWGVSGFYTIREAERGVVLRFGEYHQQVEPGLRWAPTFVDTVIPVDVQSIRDQSSSGSMLTEDENVVSVQMEMQYRVVDPYRWTFAVESPEQSLSQSLDSAIRYVVGHSKMDDVLTDGREVTRQRVWEELQAIIEPYDMGVSIIDMNFRDARPPEQVKDAFDDAIAAQEDEQRFIREAEAYAREIEPRARGQVNRMNEEAQAYKERVTLEAQGEVARFDELLPQYERAPQVTRDRIYLETMEEVLGSTSKILVDSKGGNNMMYLPLDKIMERQQSNTTTRSRNTLEGLQDPVTDVSGRSRNSSPSSGLRGDSFREGR, from the coding sequence ATGGCTTGGAATGAGCCGGGTGGCAATAATAATGACCCGTGGAAAAATCGCGGTGGGAAAGAGCAAGGTCCCCCTGATTTAGACGATGTATTTAAAAACTTGTTCGGCAAGTTTGGTAAGTCTGGCGGTAACGGTAATGGCTCAGGTAAAAGCCTAAGCGGTATCGGGGCTGGTATTCTTGTAGTCTTGCTTATTGTCATTTGGGGTGTTAGCGGTTTTTACACCATCCGCGAAGCCGAGCGTGGCGTAGTGTTGCGATTTGGCGAATACCACCAACAAGTTGAACCAGGTCTTCGTTGGGCTCCTACGTTTGTAGATACTGTGATTCCTGTGGATGTGCAGTCTATTCGCGATCAGTCTTCATCGGGTTCAATGCTTACCGAAGATGAAAACGTCGTTAGTGTGCAAATGGAAATGCAGTACCGTGTTGTTGATCCATACCGCTGGACGTTTGCTGTAGAAAGCCCAGAGCAGAGCCTTAGCCAATCACTAGATAGTGCGATACGTTATGTAGTGGGTCATTCAAAAATGGATGACGTACTTACTGATGGACGTGAGGTGACCCGTCAACGTGTTTGGGAAGAGCTTCAAGCCATCATTGAACCATATGACATGGGGGTTTCTATTATCGACATGAACTTCCGTGACGCACGCCCACCTGAGCAGGTGAAAGACGCGTTTGATGATGCCATTGCTGCCCAAGAAGATGAGCAGCGATTTATCCGCGAAGCTGAAGCGTATGCCAGAGAGATTGAGCCGCGTGCACGTGGTCAGGTCAATCGCATGAACGAAGAAGCACAAGCGTATAAAGAGCGCGTAACACTTGAAGCGCAAGGTGAAGTAGCCCGCTTTGATGAACTTCTGCCACAGTATGAGAGAGCGCCGCAAGTAACTCGCGACCGTATTTACCTTGAGACGATGGAAGAAGTATTAGGCAGCACCAGCAAAATTTTGGTGGATAGCAAAGGCGGCAACAATATGATGTATCTTCCATTAGATAAGATAATGGAACGTCAACAATCAAATACGACTACCCGCTCTCGCAATACCCTAGAAGGGCTTCAAGACCCAGTGACTGACGTTTCTGGTCGAAGCCGCAATTCGTCACCATCATCGGGTCTACGCGGTGATAGCTTCAGAGAGGGGAGATAA
- the hflX gene encoding ribosome rescue GTPase HflX: MFDRYEAGEQAVLVHVNFSDENSKEDLSELELLVSSAGVDAVEVITTSRSAPHAKFFVGSGKAEEIAAAVKAHDANVVIFNHALSPSQERNLEAVCKCRVLDRTGLILDIFAQRARTHEGKLQVELAQLRHISTRLIRGWTHLERQKGGIGLRGPGETQLETDRRLLRGRIKAILRRLEKVQKQREQGRRSRKRAEIPTVSLVGYTNAGKSTLFNTITDSHVYAADQLFATLDPTLRKIELKDVGPAILADTVGFIRHLPHDLVAAFKATLQETQEADLLLHVVDIADAKYRETMDEVNDVLEEIDASEIQQLLICNKIDKLDDVNPRIERNDEGMPVRVWLSAQTGEGSELLSQALTECLGKSMVNYTLKIPPAQSRIRGVLYELNCIASEEYDSQGDWVVDVRMPTADWNRLEKRLENGISEYVVRH; the protein is encoded by the coding sequence TTGTTTGACCGTTATGAAGCCGGTGAACAGGCTGTACTTGTTCATGTAAATTTTTCCGACGAGAACAGTAAAGAAGACTTAAGTGAGCTTGAACTTCTTGTGTCTTCTGCTGGGGTTGATGCGGTTGAAGTGATTACAACGTCACGCAGTGCACCGCATGCCAAGTTCTTTGTTGGTTCAGGTAAGGCAGAGGAAATAGCAGCTGCTGTAAAGGCACACGATGCCAATGTTGTTATTTTTAACCACGCGCTCTCTCCCTCGCAGGAGCGTAATCTAGAAGCCGTGTGTAAATGCCGAGTGTTAGATCGCACGGGGCTTATCTTAGACATTTTCGCTCAGCGAGCGAGAACGCATGAGGGTAAGCTTCAAGTCGAACTGGCTCAGTTGAGGCATATCTCAACGCGTCTCATCAGAGGATGGACCCACCTTGAGCGTCAAAAAGGGGGGATTGGTCTTCGTGGTCCTGGTGAAACGCAGCTAGAAACAGACCGTCGATTACTTCGAGGGCGTATCAAAGCCATTCTTCGTCGTTTGGAGAAGGTACAGAAGCAGCGCGAACAAGGTCGTCGTTCGCGTAAGCGTGCTGAAATTCCTACGGTATCCTTAGTTGGCTATACGAACGCGGGTAAATCAACGTTGTTTAACACCATTACCGATTCTCACGTTTATGCAGCTGATCAGTTGTTTGCAACTCTTGACCCTACATTACGCAAAATCGAATTAAAAGACGTTGGGCCAGCCATTTTGGCTGACACTGTAGGTTTTATTCGACATCTTCCTCATGATCTTGTGGCTGCGTTTAAGGCAACGCTTCAAGAAACCCAAGAGGCCGACCTTTTGCTACATGTTGTCGACATTGCAGATGCGAAATATCGCGAGACAATGGATGAAGTGAACGATGTTCTTGAAGAAATTGACGCTTCAGAGATACAACAATTACTAATCTGTAATAAGATTGATAAACTGGACGATGTTAATCCACGTATAGAAAGAAATGACGAGGGCATGCCTGTTCGTGTGTGGCTATCTGCGCAAACAGGAGAAGGCTCTGAGTTGTTGAGCCAAGCGTTGACCGAATGTCTCGGTAAAAGCATGGTTAATTACACGTTGAAGATTCCGCCAGCCCAAAGTCGAATACGTGGTGTGTTGTACGAGCTAAACTGTATAGCAAGTGAAGAATACGACAGTCAGGGTGACTGGGTAGTTGATGTCAGAATGCCTACAGCCGACTGGAACAGACTTGAAAAACGTCTGGAAAACGGAATATCAGAGTATGTTGTGCGACATTAG
- the hfq gene encoding RNA chaperone Hfq, translated as MAKGQSLQDPFLNALRKERIPVSIYLVNGIKLQGQVESFDQFVILLKNTVSQMVYKHAISTVVPARAITMPSAGDSENTKGE; from the coding sequence ATGGCTAAAGGGCAATCTTTACAAGACCCATTCTTAAACGCTTTGCGTAAGGAACGTATTCCAGTATCAATTTATCTGGTAAACGGTATTAAACTTCAGGGACAAGTTGAGTCTTTCGACCAATTCGTCATTCTACTGAAGAACACGGTAAGCCAAATGGTGTACAAGCATGCAATTTCTACAGTGGTACCAGCGCGCGCTATTACCATGCCAAGTGCAGGAGATTCTGAAAATACTAAAGGTGAATAA
- the miaA gene encoding tRNA (adenosine(37)-N6)-dimethylallyltransferase MiaA: MSSGINSASPVIAIMGPTASGKTDLALDIAKQVDSEIISVDSALVYKGMDIGTAKPTVEEQAGVVHHLIDIIDPAESYSVSQFVNDTNKLIGEIFERGRQPILAGGTMMYFNALINGISPLPKSDEALREAINEQALREGWDKLHDELCRVDPVSGERIHPNDPQRITRALEVFRSTGKTLTDWQQQQGERCPYNIAQFAIAPQDRAVLHKRIAERFDIMLKQGFEQEVQELYERSDLHQDLPSIRSVGYRQMWQYLDGELSYAEMRERGIIATRQLAKRQLTWLRGWENVTWLDTFANDNLTKITAKVTL; the protein is encoded by the coding sequence ATGTCTAGTGGCATAAATTCTGCATCGCCTGTGATAGCAATTATGGGCCCTACCGCATCGGGTAAAACAGATCTGGCACTAGATATTGCTAAGCAGGTAGACAGTGAGATTATTAGTGTCGATTCGGCCCTTGTTTATAAAGGTATGGATATCGGTACTGCGAAGCCGACAGTCGAGGAACAAGCTGGAGTTGTACATCATTTGATCGATATAATCGATCCTGCAGAGAGTTACTCTGTGTCGCAATTTGTCAACGATACCAATAAGTTAATTGGTGAAATCTTCGAAAGAGGAAGGCAACCAATCTTGGCGGGTGGCACAATGATGTACTTTAATGCCTTGATAAATGGAATTTCGCCACTACCTAAGTCGGATGAGGCATTGCGAGAAGCAATCAACGAGCAGGCATTACGCGAGGGATGGGACAAATTACATGACGAATTGTGTCGTGTTGACCCTGTTAGTGGTGAGAGAATTCACCCTAATGATCCACAGCGTATTACACGAGCGCTTGAGGTGTTCCGCTCTACGGGTAAGACCTTGACCGACTGGCAACAGCAGCAAGGTGAAAGATGCCCGTATAATATCGCTCAATTTGCAATTGCACCGCAAGACAGAGCCGTATTGCATAAGCGTATTGCCGAGCGCTTCGACATCATGTTGAAGCAAGGGTTTGAGCAAGAAGTACAAGAACTCTACGAACGGAGTGATCTTCACCAAGATTTACCTTCTATACGTTCTGTGGGTTATAGACAAATGTGGCAGTACTTAGACGGAGAGTTGTCGTATGCAGAGATGCGTGAACGCGGCATTATTGCAACCCGCCAACTCGCGAAACGTCAGCTCACGTGGTTAAGGGGCTGGGAGAACGTTACTTGGCTAGACACATTTGCTAACGATAATTTGACTAAAATTACAGCGAAAGTCACACTTTAA
- the mutL gene encoding DNA mismatch repair endonuclease MutL, with protein sequence MPIQLLSPQLANQIAAGEVVERPASVVKELLENSLDAGATKIEVDIEKGGHKRIRIKDNGSGIVKDELQLALSRHATSKITTLDDLEQILSLGFRGEALASISSVSRLTLTSRTQAQTEAWQAYCEGRDMAVNVQPAAHPVGTTIDVADLFYNTPARRKFLRTEKTEFQHIEEVIKRIALSYPSVSFILKHNDKVIKRYIADKAGSLATRIGAVVGQKFIQNAVHINTQYEGISIDAWLGNETMLRSSNDCQFSFVNGRGMRDKLIMHAIRQAYESVWGVIEQPSFVVYLSLSPRDVDVNVHPAKHEVRFQQGRLVHDFICKTVSEALHALTDDLPLTDDLHQTSRPTQGVLAGDVAHDYIRPLKTQSSGTSSQGANARIGSSRPISSAKGPTAAYQTNYSALMTPKSDILSQSTGKLDAIECINLTPTLRLYSQEDKLFLIGVEKLASIWLSELFLKAQHGQPLLMPVALEYDGVKEENLALLKALHFDINKVAGKLRLQQVPAGTRHLPWIKWFSHMLSLDVTSVETAHAQISSLISLPAHDIDDETATQVWYWLEQQSEAKQWEYISQFAKVRPISEVLDVWGE encoded by the coding sequence TTGCCTATACAGCTTTTATCTCCGCAACTTGCCAACCAAATTGCCGCCGGAGAGGTGGTAGAGCGTCCTGCATCTGTTGTGAAAGAACTCTTAGAAAACAGCTTAGATGCTGGTGCAACAAAAATTGAAGTGGACATTGAAAAAGGTGGGCACAAACGAATACGCATCAAAGATAACGGCTCTGGTATAGTCAAAGACGAGTTGCAATTGGCGCTAAGTCGCCATGCAACAAGCAAGATCACTACCCTTGATGACTTAGAGCAAATATTGTCACTGGGTTTTCGCGGCGAAGCGTTAGCCAGTATTAGTTCGGTTAGCCGTCTTACTTTAACGTCGCGCACGCAAGCGCAAACTGAAGCTTGGCAAGCGTATTGTGAAGGCCGCGATATGGCAGTAAATGTGCAACCAGCGGCGCATCCCGTAGGCACAACAATTGATGTTGCCGATCTCTTCTATAACACGCCAGCAAGAAGAAAGTTCTTACGCACTGAAAAAACCGAGTTTCAGCACATTGAAGAGGTTATTAAGCGTATTGCACTGAGTTATCCGAGTGTTTCATTTATTCTAAAGCACAACGATAAAGTGATTAAGCGCTACATCGCTGACAAAGCGGGAAGCCTAGCCACGCGAATTGGCGCGGTTGTTGGGCAAAAGTTTATACAGAATGCCGTGCATATTAACACGCAATATGAAGGTATTAGTATTGATGCTTGGCTGGGTAATGAAACTATGCTGCGCAGTAGTAACGATTGCCAATTTAGCTTCGTTAACGGTCGAGGTATGCGCGATAAGCTGATTATGCACGCCATCCGTCAAGCCTATGAAAGTGTTTGGGGTGTTATAGAACAGCCTAGCTTTGTTGTGTATCTGTCGTTGAGTCCAAGAGATGTGGACGTGAATGTACATCCCGCAAAGCATGAAGTGCGATTCCAGCAGGGCAGGCTTGTTCATGACTTTATTTGCAAAACGGTCAGTGAGGCGCTTCACGCGCTCACCGATGATTTACCGTTAACTGACGATTTACATCAGACAAGTAGACCAACACAAGGTGTATTGGCAGGAGATGTGGCTCACGACTACATAAGACCTCTTAAAACACAGTCGTCAGGCACGTCATCTCAAGGGGCAAATGCGCGTATAGGTTCGAGTCGTCCTATTTCTAGCGCCAAAGGGCCTACTGCGGCTTACCAAACGAATTATTCAGCATTAATGACGCCAAAAAGCGACATTTTGTCCCAAAGCACTGGGAAATTGGACGCTATTGAGTGTATCAACCTCACGCCGACATTACGTTTGTACTCACAAGAAGACAAACTTTTTCTAATTGGTGTGGAAAAACTTGCAAGTATCTGGTTGAGCGAACTATTTTTAAAAGCACAGCATGGACAACCGCTGCTAATGCCAGTTGCGTTGGAATATGATGGTGTAAAAGAAGAAAACTTAGCCCTATTGAAAGCACTGCATTTTGATATCAATAAGGTGGCTGGCAAGCTTCGTCTTCAACAAGTGCCCGCTGGCACACGTCACTTACCGTGGATTAAGTGGTTTAGCCATATGTTGTCTTTAGATGTGACTAGTGTTGAGACAGCTCACGCTCAGATTTCTTCGCTGATTTCCTTACCAGCACATGACATTGATGATGAGACTGCAACTCAAGTGTGGTACTGGTTGGAGCAGCAAAGCGAAGCGAAACAATGGGAATATATATCGCAATTTGCTAAAGTTCGCCCCATTAGTGAAGTGCTTGATGTATGGGGAGAATAA
- a CDS encoding N-acetylmuramoyl-L-alanine amidase yields MVRSIFSVMLLWVVVQMAHAAQNTIDGVRVSPSSDTTRVVFDMKYAPEFTYFTLKNPQRLVIDLPNTNNNFSLSNVDNGGDLIKRLRYSTPKNKSAARVVIELNRQATPSLFAITPAGAFGHRLVLDLADSEPNRTAVLTASAPSVVIDDKTSPRDSDIIVAIDAGHGGRDPGSIGPAGTFEKHITLSVAKKLQAMINAEPGMKAIMTRSNDSYISPNRRPEIAREKKADLLISIHADAFSQPEPRGGSVWVLSMRRADTELGRWLEKSERHAELLGGAAEVINDKSSERYLTETILGLSMDHSMASSHDLGNKVVDELKKVTSLHKRKPQAASFAVLTAPDIPSILVELGFISNPQEEKNLNWSKYRERLAKAVFTATKQYFKQTPPDGTLWAQEKANNRTHKVRSGESLSLLAQRYNVKVSSIKAANDLNSDVVRVGQVLTIPRT; encoded by the coding sequence ATGGTGCGTAGTATATTTTCGGTAATGCTTTTGTGGGTTGTTGTGCAAATGGCACATGCGGCCCAGAATACCATTGATGGTGTAAGGGTATCACCATCATCCGACACCACGCGCGTTGTGTTTGATATGAAGTACGCGCCGGAATTCACGTATTTCACGCTTAAAAATCCTCAGCGATTAGTCATCGATTTACCTAACACCAATAATAACTTTTCACTGTCAAATGTTGATAACGGCGGCGACCTCATAAAACGTCTTCGTTATTCCACACCAAAAAATAAAAGTGCGGCGCGTGTGGTCATTGAGCTTAATCGCCAAGCGACACCTTCTCTTTTCGCTATTACGCCGGCAGGCGCTTTTGGTCACCGTCTTGTACTTGATTTGGCCGACAGTGAGCCTAATCGTACTGCTGTATTAACAGCATCAGCTCCATCAGTAGTGATTGATGACAAAACGAGTCCACGGGATAGCGATATCATCGTTGCGATTGATGCGGGGCACGGTGGTAGAGATCCAGGTTCAATAGGACCGGCAGGTACGTTTGAAAAACACATTACGTTAAGTGTGGCCAAAAAGCTGCAGGCAATGATTAACGCAGAGCCTGGCATGAAAGCGATTATGACGCGTAGCAACGATTCGTATATTTCACCCAATAGACGACCTGAAATTGCGCGAGAGAAAAAAGCCGACTTGCTAATTTCAATTCACGCAGACGCCTTTAGTCAGCCAGAGCCGCGAGGTGGCTCCGTTTGGGTGTTATCTATGAGAAGAGCTGACACAGAGCTTGGTCGCTGGCTAGAAAAATCAGAACGACATGCTGAATTATTAGGTGGCGCTGCTGAAGTTATCAATGATAAATCAAGCGAGCGCTATCTCACAGAGACCATTCTAGGACTGTCCATGGATCACAGCATGGCGAGCAGTCATGATTTAGGAAACAAGGTGGTTGATGAGCTAAAGAAGGTGACAAGTCTTCATAAAAGAAAACCTCAGGCAGCCAGTTTTGCCGTGCTGACTGCGCCGGATATTCCATCTATCTTGGTTGAGTTAGGCTTTATTTCTAATCCTCAGGAAGAGAAAAACCTCAACTGGTCAAAGTATAGAGAGCGCTTGGCCAAAGCGGTGTTTACTGCAACGAAGCAATATTTTAAGCAGACGCCTCCAGATGGTACACTGTGGGCGCAAGAGAAAGCGAATAACAGAACGCATAAAGTACGTAGTGGTGAGTCACTTTCACTGCTAGCACAGCGCTATAACGTTAAAGTGAGCAGTATCAAAGCGGCGAACGACCTAAATAGCGATGTGGTGAGGGTGGGTCAGGTATTGACTATTCCTAGAACCTAA
- the tsaE gene encoding tRNA (adenosine(37)-N6)-threonylcarbamoyltransferase complex ATPase subunit type 1 TsaE produces the protein MSYPQTSFFANEVDDTAQLAKDLAQAVSSQLPTDAVIFLNGDLGAGKTTFSRYFIQSLGHSGSVKSPTYTLVEPYELESVNIYHFDLYRLADPEELEFMGIRDYFTSGAIALVEWSEKGGEYLASPDLVISINITPSGRQFTIEAKSAHGAKLLQQCKRV, from the coding sequence ATGTCATACCCGCAAACCTCTTTTTTCGCTAACGAAGTAGATGATACCGCGCAGCTTGCCAAAGACCTTGCGCAAGCTGTTTCCAGTCAACTTCCAACCGATGCTGTTATTTTTTTGAATGGCGATTTAGGGGCGGGCAAAACCACGTTCAGTCGTTATTTTATTCAATCACTCGGCCATTCAGGTAGCGTTAAAAGTCCAACCTATACACTGGTTGAACCTTATGAGCTAGAAAGCGTCAATATTTATCATTTTGATCTATACCGATTGGCCGACCCTGAAGAACTTGAGTTCATGGGGATCCGTGACTACTTCACAAGTGGCGCGATAGCGTTAGTAGAGTGGTCAGAAAAAGGTGGGGAATACTTGGCATCCCCTGACTTAGTGATTAGTATAAATATTACACCGTCTGGTAGGCAGTTCACTATCGAAGCTAAAAGTGCACATGGCGCAAAATTGTTACAGCAATGCAAGCGTGTGTAG
- a CDS encoding NAD(P)H-hydrate dehydratase: MLDTQLTSSLSYKLFRADQVRENEAQAAADSNCDMFTLMQRAGDVVFKQCQELMPNSDVYLVLVGQGNNAGDGYIAAMNAKLAGKQVHLCAVEPQRILEGDAGKAQQRWCDAGGKISAFESHILEKADVVIDALLGTGINSYIRNEFADIIDALNASSTPVVSVDVPSGLDANTGQSLGRCVQADITVTFVGIKPGLVTGAGKQSCGKLVYADLGIGKAFQSLAKASATMLNIDHFKGMGPREINSHKGTYGRLLCIGGNRGTAGAIRLAGEAALRSGAGMVRVYTHESSVVQVSAGRPELMVTDSHLTDALEWASCVVIGPGLGQDDWANTTFEMTLKHCQTYNKPVVIDADALNILCKQSTAYTIADSILTPHAGEAARLLGVSVDDVEGDRFNYARQCSQRYHAVCVLKGAGTLIDNEKKTWVCRHGNPGMATAGSGDVLSGILGALLAQGVETDIAAKYGVVLHAKAGDDIAQLYGQRGMIASDLFDAVRALINH; this comes from the coding sequence ATGCTAGATACTCAACTCACGTCAAGTTTATCATACAAACTATTTAGAGCCGATCAGGTTCGTGAAAACGAAGCCCAAGCTGCCGCAGATTCTAACTGCGATATGTTTACGTTAATGCAGCGCGCTGGCGATGTTGTTTTTAAACAATGCCAAGAGCTGATGCCTAATTCTGATGTTTATTTGGTTCTGGTCGGTCAGGGCAACAATGCGGGAGACGGCTACATAGCGGCAATGAATGCCAAATTAGCGGGTAAGCAGGTACATTTGTGCGCGGTCGAGCCACAACGAATTCTAGAAGGTGATGCTGGCAAAGCTCAGCAGCGTTGGTGTGATGCAGGCGGAAAGATTAGCGCTTTTGAATCACACATACTTGAAAAGGCGGATGTGGTTATCGATGCACTGTTGGGAACGGGTATCAACAGTTATATCCGCAACGAGTTCGCCGATATTATTGATGCCCTGAATGCCTCGTCGACCCCCGTGGTGAGTGTCGATGTACCATCAGGACTAGATGCAAATACAGGGCAGAGCCTAGGGCGCTGTGTCCAAGCTGATATCACAGTCACTTTTGTTGGTATTAAGCCAGGTCTTGTAACCGGAGCAGGTAAACAATCTTGTGGCAAGCTTGTTTATGCTGATTTGGGAATAGGTAAGGCGTTTCAATCGCTCGCAAAAGCCAGTGCAACGATGCTTAACATTGATCACTTTAAAGGCATGGGGCCTCGCGAAATCAATAGCCATAAAGGCACTTACGGCAGGCTTCTGTGCATCGGTGGTAATAGAGGTACGGCGGGAGCTATTCGCTTAGCGGGAGAAGCTGCACTTCGCAGTGGAGCTGGCATGGTACGCGTGTATACCCATGAGTCTTCGGTTGTGCAAGTGAGTGCAGGGCGTCCTGAACTTATGGTAACAGACTCACACCTAACTGATGCGCTTGAATGGGCAAGTTGTGTTGTAATAGGCCCTGGTCTCGGTCAAGACGACTGGGCTAACACTACATTCGAAATGACGCTTAAGCATTGTCAGACTTATAACAAGCCTGTGGTTATCGATGCCGATGCCCTGAATATATTGTGTAAGCAGTCGACGGCTTACACCATAGCGGACAGCATTCTTACACCACATGCAGGCGAGGCGGCCCGTCTACTTGGCGTTTCAGTTGATGATGTAGAAGGTGACCGCTTTAATTACGCTAGGCAATGTTCTCAGCGCTACCACGCGGTTTGCGTACTAAAAGGGGCTGGAACGTTAATCGACAACGAAAAGAAGACATGGGTATGCCGCCATGGCAATCCGGGCATGGCTACAGCGGGTAGTGGCGATGTACTCAGTGGTATATTAGGTGCTTTACTGGCACAAGGCGTCGAAACCGATATTGCTGCTAAATATGGTGTAGTGCTACATGCAAAGGCAGGTGACGATATTGCCCAACTTTATGGGCAACGTGGTATGATAGCGAGCGATTTATTTGACGCAGTACGTGCACTGATTAATCACTAA